ACTAAGGACGACGGGCCACCAACAATATCCCGTAatataaaagcccataaacccgaCAACTCTCACCCATGCCCAAATAAAATCCGAAAGAAAAGTCCAGTAGCACCAAGTCCGTCCAAATATCACATACTTGtttgtctcacctgaaagggggaagagtgaggggtgagcgacaggggaatcgctcagtgaggtatgggatgccaccccgaagtccatggacccggacatagcactccgaataaatataatttaattataatgcatgtcaaacacagtacctaaagtacccaaacaacaaacaatggtcctagcgaggtgcacactcgctgcccactaacaggccaaaacactaccgaaaaggtgctcggttcatacacacaccgaaaaagtgctcggtaacacacgcccgtagacgatttatcgacacttccagtctacggctcaaccggtcgactaaagttggccgtgacctccatacaatccggcatacagcagtccgactctgtatccgtctccaaacaaaaacaatcctagctaagaatttacattaagtgaaacaatcaatgttgaatcctctaaccccctagttccggtttatgcaaagaacctaaaactaaacaagcaatgacagactcgatttcacacattagaaataaattatacttattcgaggtcctaagccgaataagaggagttcgggaatagaccctcaccttagcaataatAAGAGatatctatgaactccagctgctcaaatggactccaaatctgaaatcagatcaaaatttcgagtcagaacgcctttcgaatggtttaaaacgggtatttacggaaaagtcaacccgctggtcaaagattaattatttaattaattaattaattaattaattaattaatccggttttccctaaccgatttccaattgattttatccaaccggtttaacctaaccgaatcgaaatcgatttaaaccggtcaaaccacaggttgaccgagtcaccgagttgactcaccgggttgactcggccgagttggcgagtcaccggcgagtcaccggtgtcggtccccggcggcttaccggaaaatcaacggcggcgacggcggcgaGGCGGCGACGCGGCGGCGGCTTCTCGGCGGCGGACGGACGGTGGTCGGTCACGGCAGCTCCGGCGAACGTTGGTCGGAGACGGCGGCGCGTGGCCGGAACTCGCGGTGGCTCCGGCGGAAGGCGGTGGCGCGTGTGTTTCACGCGCGCGCCGAGGCGAATCTTCGGGAGGCGCGTgcggcttcgtccgggctccgtttgaggcgtggttggtgtctacggcttcgtctcgacgagaggaacacgatgatggccTTGGATGTACGAGATGATCAATGGTTAGGAAGTTATGGGTGATTTACTAAACGGAAACGAAAATGAGCTTAAGAAATGCGGTTTTCGGCGGTTACCTAGGGCGTTTATCGGTGGTGGCAAGCTGAACGTGATCACGGCACACGGttgctccggcgacgagctcaggtgagctttctctctctttctctctctctctctctctccctctctctctctttctctttaaagaagttggggatggtggagatggtgggagtggtggggatggtggagatggtggagatagTGGGGATAGTGGAGGTGGgtcattacaattctcccccactaacAAGGAATTCGACCCCGAATTCACATCTCCAAACTCTCCAATGACATCCCGAAACAGCTCTGGATAATCAATCCTCATTTGGGGCTCGGACTCCCAGGTATCCTCCTGAATTCCGTCTCCCTCCCAACGAACCTTGATCAACATGGTCATCATTCCACGATCTGCTTTCACTTGGCGATCCAATATCTCTACTGGCTGGCACAACCCACGTAACCCTTTGCCAAGGTTTCTAGGTGGTTGCTGCAAAATGAGCTCTGGCTCTCTCACTACTTTCCTCAAAACGGAAACATGAAACACGTCATGGAAATCTGATAACTCTCCTGATAAATTTAGTCGGTAAGCAACTGCTCCAATCCGCTCCAAAATAGGATATGGTCCCATATATCTTGGTTTAAGCTTCTTTAGCTTCCGAGTCTTAGATCCTCCCTGAAATGTCCTCATTTTCAGGTATACTAGGTCGCCAACTTGAAACTCCAAATCTCTTCGCCGTTtatctgcataactcttctgACGGTCATGGGCTTCCTTAAGCCGCATCTTGAGCATCTCGACCTGTTCGACTGTCTCTTGAACCATGGCTGGTTCTATCTCACGTTGTTCTCCCACTTCCGTCCAACAAAGTGGCGTGCGACAAGGCCTACCATATAGAGCCTCATATGGTGCCATCCCAATACTCGAAtgatagctgttgttgtaggcaaACTCGGCTAGAGGTAGATACTTCACCCAACTACCTTCCCAATCTAAAACACAAGCTCTGAGCATATCCTCCAAAGTCTGAATAGTCCTCTCTGACTGACAATATGTCAACGGGTGATAAGATGTACTCATATGATCTTTGTCCCAAGTGCCTTCCGAAAGGCTCTCTGAAATGTAGATGTGAACTTCGATTCTCAATCCGATACAATGTTGACATCCATGAAACTTCCCAAACTCAATAATGTAGGTCTGCTCCAATTGATTAGCCCTGATTATCTTCTTAATTACTTAGGAAATGGGCTGACTTTGTAAGTCTATCCATGACTACCCATGTGGCATCCTTTCCACATATGGTGATTTAAAATCCAATAACAATGTCCATAATCACCATGCCTCATTTCCACTCCGGCAAAAACAAGCtcaaaaaataacataatagaTAACTGATCCTCTGTCATTGCCCGATAACATGTCTGGCACCGCGACGTAATGTAGTTACAAACATCTTCACACTACACCAATTATAGTTAACTCTTCATATCTTTGTACCCTTTGGTGTTCCCGATGGGTAGAGAAACTCGAGTGATATGTTTGTTGTAAGATTCTTTTTCTTAACAACTTATCGTCCAACACACAAACTCGGTTCCGGTACAAGTATATCCTGCTCAAAGCTGTATGATATCCAATACTCTCAATCTCGATCTGTTCAACCAAATCCAATGCTAACTTGTGCTTGCGTATCCTCCATAGCAAAACTGCATGCTCCAATCCTCAAGGACATCTGTCTCTCCATTGATAGTAATGGCACCCAACCTGAGACTAGCAAATCTCCCAGTAAACTCATGAACCTTCTTGGTTCCTGAGATACAGCTCATACGCCTACCCAAGGCATTTATCACCTGGTTGTCCTTACCAGATAGTATGTGATATCCAAACTATAGCTTGCTACAAACTCAATCCAATTGCACTGTCCAAGTAcaagtttttaataaatgaagataaatttcacattctaaTAATCCCAGAGAATCTAAACTTCCTTCCCGTACAATTATGATTTCCAAAACTATAACGCAAATACCACTACAGCCTCTCTGGCATGATGCATATGAATGACTTAATCCTCATACCTTAATTTAAATCCAATCCAGTATCTGACACATCACAGTAAGCCTCAGCCTCAGTAGAACCCAAAACTGGTGTCTTCATTAGTTGTGCTTCAATTCAGTGAAACTCCTCGAACAAAATCTATCCAGCCACACTTTACGTCTTTACATGTAGACCGCGTCTTTAACATTACTATACCGGGGAAACCCTTGATGAACTTCCAGTAGTACACTATTAACCCAAAAAGAACGGCAGATCTTTGTAGCGCTCTTAGGTTTCGACCTTCCCGAAACGGTATTAATCTTCTTTGGATCCATCAAAATTCTGCTTCCAAAACCATGTCAGCCAAAAATACAACATTCCTTtgccagaagctacacttcCTCAACTTAGCGAACAACTGATGCTCTCCAGGCTTATCCAACGCAATCCGCGAAATGCTCACAAATCTCCTTTCTTCTCCAAAATAAATCAGGATGTCATCGATGAATACAATCGCACACCTATCCAAATGTTCATGAAAACGTCATTcatatcttcatgaatgcaacagTGCCTTTGTCGAGCCAAATGGTATCACTGCGTCCCATAATATCCATAATGTATACAAAAATTTACATTCAGTAGATACTCTTCAAATATAGTAATCTGATGGTGTTCTGATGCCATGTCAACCTTCAAGAACTATAAACTTCCTGTAAATAATCCAATAATTCATCAATGCGCGGAAGCGATACTTATCTTTAATGGTCACTTTGTTCAGACCTTTGTAGTCGATACAAAATTGACACTCCCACCTTTCTTCTTTACAACAACAATGATGATGTTCCCCACGGTAAAGTATCCGGTCTGATAAAACCCTTGTCTGATGAATCTTCAACATGCTCTTTCAGCTTTGTCATCTCTGTTGGTGCTAATGGGTATAAAACTTGTGAAACTGGTGTTGTTTGCTCCAAACAAATCGCAAGAGTTTCTCATGTGTCATGTGGTGGCCTTTCCAAAGGTCACAAATATATCCTCATACTCTGCAATAACCGGAAGATCCTGCAGCTCATGTTGTCCATCATCCTTAACCATCGAGATGGTAgtcaaaaatctatatatacttGTATCCCATAACTCCTCAGTATGTAGCATGCATGCACTAACAACTTCCATCTGCTCCAGCAATCGAAACTCTTGCCCTCAGGCAATCCAACACTACTTGATGCCGTGACAGTCAATCTTGCCCTCAGGCAATCCCAAGGATAACATCGTAAAAACGTAGCTCCATCTCTGATGAATATCCGAACAAATCGGCCCTCCAAGCATAACTGGTACACTGCGATGGATATAAATAGCTCCCAATGTCCTATGTCAGTTGCCCAAACTGACACATCTCTGAAACGATCAACACTGCCAAAATTGGTAAACATACCAAAGTGTAACTCCAACACCCACACAACGCAAGCTGCTGCACCCCAATTCAAAAGCGATCTCCACGagttcacaaaacaaatatatctcCAAAATAGTCAATATACTcgtacacacaacaacacatgcCAACCAATGGCTCATACCACACACCACATAATCTCCAGTAACAAAACTCGTGGAACGATTGCTTGAAGTGGGCTGGTGGCAGAAACGTCACATATCCACTCCTGGATAGCCTCGAAATCATGACCGAAGAAACTGATAACTCCCGAGAAAACTGACGAACTTGGACTTCACGCAACTGCTGAACATCTGTCGAGAACCTTGATAGTCGAAGGACGAATGACGATGATTTTACTCATCGTCATAGAAAGAGACATTTGAGTTAGTAATTACTGGACAGAATGGTGCTAAAagaatttcgaaatgtataaataaatatatagtttttttttttaagttgaaaaCCGATGAAAACCGAATCCCCTGACCGCCATCCCGGACGGAACCGGGAtggaacccgctctgataccaaattgtgacacccgtcacctccTATATGGAGGACAGCGTGTCACCCCCGACGCGTCATCATACAACAATGTGACACCCGTCTCCCTGACACTAAGGACGACGGGCCACCAACAATATCCCGTAatataaaagcccataaacccgaCAACTCTCACCCATGCCCAAATAAAATCCGAAAGAAAAGTCCAGTAGCACCAAGTCCGTCCAAATATCACATACTTGtttgtctcacctgaaagggggaagagtgaggggtgagcgacaggggaatcgctcagtgaggtatgggatgccaccccgaagtccatggacccggacatagcactccgaataaatataatttaattataatgcatgtcaaacacagtacctaaagtacccaaacaacaaacaatggtcctagcgaggtgcacactcgctgcccactaacaggccaaaacactaccgaaaaggtgctcggttcatacacacaccgaaaaagtgctcggtaacacacgcccgtagacgatttatcgacacttccagtctacggctcaaccggtcgactaaagttggccgtgacctccatacaatccggcatacagcagtccgactctgtatccgtctccaaacaaaaacaatcctagctaagaatttacattaagtgaaacaatcaatgttgaatcctctaaccccctagttccggtttatgcaaagaacctaaaactaaacaagcaatgacagactcgatttcacacattagaaataaattatacttattcgaggtcctaagccgaataagaggagttcgggaatagaccctcaccttagcaataatAAGAGatatctatgaactccagctgctcaaatggactccaaatctgaaatcagatcgaaatttcgagtcagaacgcctttcgaacggtttaaaacgggtatttacggaaaagtcaacccgctggtcaaagattaattatttaattaattaattaattaatccggttttccctaaccgatttccaattgattttatccgaccggtttaacctaaccgaatcgaaatcgatttaaaccggtcaaaccacaggttgaccgagtcaccgagttgactcaccgggttgactcggccgagttggcgagtcaccggcgagtcaccggtgtcggtccccggcggcttaccggaaaatcaacggcggcgacggcggcgaGGCGGCGACGCGGCGGCGGCTTCTCGGCGGCGGACGGACGGTGGTCGGTCACGGCAGCTCCGGCGAACGTTGGTCGGAGACGGCGGCGCGTGGCCGGAACTCGCGGTGGCTCCGGCGGAAGGCGGTGGCGCGTGTGTTTCACGCGCGCGCCGAGGCGAATCTTCGGGAGGCGCGTgcggcttcgtccgggctccgtttgaggcgtggttggtgtctacggcttcgtctcgacgagaggaacacgatgatg
The window above is part of the Brassica napus cultivar Da-Ae chromosome C8, Da-Ae, whole genome shotgun sequence genome. Proteins encoded here:
- the LOC106376303 gene encoding uncharacterized protein LOC106376303, whose amino-acid sequence is MSTSYHPLTYCQSERTIQTLEDMLRACVLDWEGSWVKYLPLAEFAYNNSYHSSIGMAPYEALYGRPCRTPLCWTEVGEQREIEPAMVQETVEQVEMLKMRLKEAHDRQKSYADKRRRDLEFQVGDLVYLKMRTFQGGSKTRKLKKLKPRYMGPYPILERIGAVAYRLNLSGELSDFHDVFHVSVLRKVVREPELILQQPPRNLGKGLRGLCQPVEILDRQVKADRGMMTMLIKVRWEGDGIQEDTWESEPQMRIDYPELFRDVIGEFGDVNSGSNSLLVGENCNDPPPLSPLSPPSPPSPPLPPSPPSPTSLKRKRERGREREREKERESSPELVAGATVCRDHVQLATTDKRPRPSSCSSRRDEAVDTNHASNGARTKPHAPPEDSPRRARETHAPPPSAGATASSGHAPPSPTNVRRSCRDRPPSVRRREAAAASPPRRRRRR